From a region of the Halolamina sp. CBA1230 genome:
- a CDS encoding DUF3054 domain-containing protein, whose amino-acid sequence MSESFLSKRVDGSAAPLAVGDLVAILVVIAIGMSNHNSLTGAVALLETAAPFLLGWAVTSVPIGAYSAGAAESAKAAVPLAIRSWIPAAVIGVAIRGVVQSAFDQGLLIFLVVMLVTGTVALGAWRWVAFKLR is encoded by the coding sequence ATGAGCGAGTCGTTCCTCTCGAAGCGGGTGGACGGGTCGGCCGCGCCGCTGGCGGTCGGCGACCTCGTCGCGATCCTGGTCGTGATCGCGATCGGCATGAGCAACCACAACTCCCTGACCGGCGCGGTCGCGCTGCTCGAGACCGCCGCGCCGTTCCTGCTGGGCTGGGCGGTCACGAGCGTCCCGATCGGCGCCTACTCCGCCGGCGCCGCCGAGTCCGCGAAGGCTGCCGTTCCGCTTGCGATCCGCTCGTGGATCCCGGCCGCGGTGATCGGCGTCGCGATCCGCGGCGTCGTCCAGAGCGCGTTCGACCAGGGGCTGCTGATCTTCCTCGTCGTGATGCTGGTCACCGGCACCGTCG
- a CDS encoding class I SAM-dependent methyltransferase, whose protein sequence is MTGWLGRGDVRFFDRVARLYDVAMPPSRTDWATEAFAFAERPVERVLDLAGGTGRVAAALAPEYDPVVADVSTGMLDRARARGLPAVRADAGRLPLSDDAVDAVVVVDAYHHLPDREAAVREAARVVAPGGVVAIRDFDPTTLPGRAIAAGESLFGMDSRFVAVDAAAQDLTRAGLQSRVLDRGTVYTVVGRVPTE, encoded by the coding sequence ATGACCGGCTGGCTGGGCCGCGGCGACGTGCGCTTCTTCGACCGCGTCGCGCGGCTCTACGACGTGGCGATGCCACCCTCTCGGACCGACTGGGCGACCGAGGCGTTCGCGTTCGCGGAGCGTCCCGTCGAGCGCGTGCTGGATCTCGCGGGCGGCACGGGCCGGGTCGCGGCCGCGCTCGCGCCCGAGTACGACCCCGTCGTCGCCGACGTTTCGACGGGGATGCTCGATCGGGCACGCGCTCGGGGACTCCCGGCCGTCCGCGCCGACGCTGGGCGGCTGCCGCTCTCGGATGACGCCGTCGACGCCGTGGTCGTCGTCGACGCCTACCACCACCTGCCCGACCGCGAGGCGGCGGTCCGGGAGGCAGCCCGCGTCGTGGCGCCGGGCGGCGTGGTCGCGATCCGGGATTTCGACCCGACGACGCTTCCGGGCCGGGCGATCGCGGCGGGCGAGTCGCTGTTCGGGATGGACTCCCGGTTCGTCGCCGTCGACGCCGCCGCACAGGATCTCACACGCGCCGGCCTGCAGTCCAGAGTGCTCGATCGAGGAACGGTGTACACGGTCGTCGGGCGCGTCCCGACCGAGTGA